In a single window of the Phocoena sinus isolate mPhoSin1 chromosome 7, mPhoSin1.pri, whole genome shotgun sequence genome:
- the LOC116757063 gene encoding cytochrome b-c1 complex subunit 7-like codes for MASWLAVAASSKWLEGIHKWYYNVVGFSKLGLMRDDTIYENDDVKEAIRKLPENLYNDSVFSIKRALDLTTRQQILPKEQWTKYEEDKFYLEPYLKEVIREKKEREEWAKK; via the coding sequence ATGGCGAGTTGGCTTGCCGTTGCAGCATCAAGCAAATGGCTGGAGGGTATTCATAAATGGTATTACAATGTTGTCGGGTTCAGTAAACTGGGCTTAATGCGAGATGATACAATATATGAGAATGACGATGTAAAAGAAGCCATAAGAAAGCTTCCTGAGAACCTTTATAATGACAGCGTGTTTAGCATTAAGAGAGCACTGGACCTGACCACGAGGCAGCAGATCTTGCCTAAAGAGCAGTGGACAAAATATGAGGAGGATAAATTCTACCTTGAACCATATTTGAAAGAGGTTATtcgggaaaaaaaagagagagaagaatgggcAAAGAAATAA